In a genomic window of Streptococcus oralis subsp. tigurinus:
- the nadE gene encoding ammonia-dependent NAD(+) synthetase, giving the protein MSLQETIIQQLGVKPVIDAQEEIRRSIDFLKRYLKKHPFLKSFVLGISGGQDSTLAGRLAQLAMKEMRAETGDDSYQFIAVRLPYGVQADEADAQKALDFIQPDVSLVVNIKESADAMTAAVEATGSPVSDFNKGNIKARSRMIAQYALAGAHSGAVIGTDHAAENITGFFTKFGDGGADILPLYRLNKRQGKQLLQELGADPALYEKIPTADLEEDKPGLADEVALGVTYAEIDDYLEGKTISPEAQARIENWWHKGQHKRHLPITVFDDFWE; this is encoded by the coding sequence ATGAGTTTGCAAGAGACCATTATCCAGCAACTGGGTGTCAAGCCAGTGATTGACGCTCAGGAAGAAATCCGTCGTTCGATTGATTTCTTAAAGAGATACTTGAAAAAACACCCCTTCCTTAAAAGTTTTGTTCTAGGAATTTCTGGAGGACAGGACTCGACTTTAGCGGGACGCTTGGCGCAATTAGCTATGAAAGAAATGCGAGCAGAGACAGGAGATGACAGCTACCAATTTATCGCTGTCCGCCTGCCCTATGGCGTGCAAGCTGATGAAGCAGATGCTCAAAAAGCCCTTGATTTCATCCAACCAGATGTCAGTCTAGTTGTAAATATCAAGGAATCAGCTGATGCTATGACAGCTGCAGTCGAAGCGACAGGAAGTCCTGTTTCAGACTTTAACAAGGGCAATATTAAAGCTCGTAGTCGTATGATTGCCCAATATGCCCTTGCGGGTGCCCATAGCGGAGCGGTCATTGGAACAGACCATGCTGCGGAAAATATCACAGGTTTCTTTACTAAGTTTGGTGACGGCGGTGCGGATATTCTTCCTCTTTACCGACTCAATAAACGCCAAGGAAAACAACTCTTGCAGGAACTTGGTGCAGACCCAGCCCTTTATGAAAAAATCCCAACAGCAGACCTAGAAGAAGACAAGCCGGGTTTGGCTGACGAAGTCGCTCTTGGAGTCACTTATGCAGAGATTGATGACTACCTAGAAGGCAAAACAATCAGCCCAGAAGCTCAAGCAAGGATCGAAAACTGGTGGCATAAAGGCCAACACAAACGCCACTTACCCATCACCGTCTTTGATGACTTTTGGGAGTGA